Proteins from one Hydrogenivirga caldilitoris genomic window:
- a CDS encoding chloride channel protein, producing the protein MLRRYLLLPVVIGIVTGAFAVLFVFAIEYVNHYVLELFVGYVQPLPAGEGGREHFTFYPQRPYLLPLTVAFAGLVSGLLAHFLAPESAGVGTDAAIKAYHNREKLSLKSSIIKLLTSAVTIGSGGTSGREGPIALIGAGVGSTVAQLFRLDPKEKRTALAVGLGAGIAAIFKAPLAGAIISAEVFFKRDFEIEAMIPGFVASITSYSLFGFFFGFHPIFSAHIPEFLNVHPLSLLAYVGLGIFCAIVVRVFTFLFFKVKEFFERMNIPPYLKPALGGFMAGLAGAFVPVAIGNGYGWLQLVINGELNNLAFIGMGAIALMLGASLTLGSGGSGGIFGPSVMIGGLTGAFYSTALNEYYSLFLHVPSFTIVGMVALFAGAAKAPLSTLILIAEMTGGYELLVPAMISVFISYFLSGERSIFPSQVNTRLDSPAHMEEWGLYVLEKLKVGDYMNKPVFVKPYDTVEEAYKIMTEKLIGGLPVVNEGKLVGIITKSDVLSVAPGDRSKVRIHEVMSTNLIVVTPEDSLANAFRLMTTKGVGRLPVVEKKGSRILVGIIARTDIGRATREFSA; encoded by the coding sequence ATGCTCAGGAGGTACCTGCTGCTTCCTGTTGTTATAGGGATAGTTACAGGGGCATTCGCCGTCCTATTTGTTTTCGCAATTGAATATGTTAATCACTATGTTCTTGAGCTTTTTGTAGGTTATGTTCAGCCTTTGCCGGCTGGTGAAGGCGGGAGAGAGCATTTCACCTTTTACCCCCAGAGACCTTACCTGCTTCCGCTAACCGTTGCCTTTGCCGGACTGGTTTCCGGTTTGCTTGCCCATTTCCTGGCTCCAGAATCTGCCGGTGTTGGAACTGATGCTGCTATAAAGGCTTACCACAACCGGGAGAAGTTATCTTTAAAGTCCTCCATAATTAAGCTTTTAACTTCTGCGGTGACCATAGGTAGCGGAGGTACCTCTGGAAGAGAGGGTCCCATTGCCCTTATAGGCGCGGGTGTGGGTTCAACAGTTGCACAGCTCTTTAGACTTGACCCCAAGGAGAAGAGGACAGCTCTGGCTGTGGGTCTGGGTGCGGGCATAGCTGCCATTTTCAAGGCACCCCTCGCTGGAGCGATAATCAGCGCAGAGGTTTTCTTTAAGAGGGACTTTGAGATAGAAGCTATGATCCCTGGCTTTGTGGCTTCAATTACATCCTACAGCCTGTTCGGCTTCTTTTTTGGCTTTCATCCGATATTTTCAGCTCACATACCCGAGTTTCTTAACGTGCACCCTCTTTCTCTTCTTGCCTATGTAGGTCTTGGAATTTTTTGTGCCATCGTAGTTAGGGTTTTTACCTTTCTCTTTTTCAAAGTTAAAGAGTTCTTTGAAAGGATGAATATACCTCCTTACCTGAAGCCTGCCCTCGGAGGATTTATGGCTGGGTTAGCAGGGGCTTTTGTTCCTGTTGCTATCGGTAACGGTTACGGTTGGCTCCAGCTTGTAATCAACGGTGAACTCAACAACCTGGCTTTCATAGGTATGGGTGCTATCGCACTGATGCTTGGGGCTTCATTGACGTTGGGTTCGGGAGGTTCTGGAGGTATATTTGGACCCTCAGTTATGATCGGAGGACTTACTGGGGCTTTCTACAGCACCGCTTTGAATGAATACTACTCCCTCTTTTTACATGTCCCTTCCTTTACCATAGTGGGTATGGTTGCACTCTTTGCAGGGGCGGCAAAGGCTCCTCTCTCTACGCTCATCCTCATAGCTGAAATGACCGGGGGATACGAGCTTCTCGTTCCGGCAATGATATCGGTTTTCATCTCCTACTTTCTAAGCGGTGAAAGGAGTATTTTCCCCAGTCAGGTGAATACACGGCTTGATTCACCAGCCCATATGGAGGAGTGGGGGCTTTATGTGCTTGAAAAACTTAAAGTGGGTGATTACATGAATAAACCTGTATTTGTGAAGCCCTACGATACGGTTGAGGAGGCTTACAAGATAATGACTGAAAAACTTATAGGAGGTCTGCCGGTTGTTAACGAGGGCAAGCTTGTAGGGATAATAACCAAGAGCGATGTTCTCTCCGTCGCACCAGGGGATAGGAGTAAGGTTAGGATTCATGAAGTTATGAGCACAAATCTTATAGTGGTTACGCCAGAGGATAGTCTGGCAAACGCCTTCAGGTTGATGACTACGAAAGGGGTGGGACGATTACCTGTGGTGGAAAAGAAAGGAAGCAGAATACTGGTTGGGATAATAGCCAGGACAGATATAGGCAGGGCTACCAGGGAGTTTTCAGCCTAA